From Colias croceus chromosome 24, ilColCroc2.1, the proteins below share one genomic window:
- the LOC123702973 gene encoding facilitated trehalose transporter Tret1-like, whose translation MFENFKSDFKLKWRQYLAASLASYGSLCTGMSMGWTSPVFPQLRSENSPLPREPTLQEENWIGSLLVLGGLLGPLITVPLSNRIGRRWIIICSNIPLLLGWLLAGVATSLPTLYAARVMWGCATGMQFATVPLYIGEIAEDKIRGALSAFFLLFINIGFLLAYAIGPFTTYWGLTAAGGILSLFYVPFTWFIPETPFFLVYKGNIDEASKVLQKLRGLPKAGIQAELEGLQAMIAREFRTEPSIKDLWATKGNLKALGICVFLAMLLQLSGIDVLLFYMEELLVKIGTRISAADGTIIMGVVQVVTSCITPLVVDRLGRKLLMWTTSLGLSIFLGIIGVYALLDSHYKYNVAPYAFLPLLCLIVYMILFTLGVGPVPWILVAEMFPARSKCLASGIASFCCWLAGFVWTRFFRDVAASYGIYTAFWILAICCGFGFIFSVSPLLPETKGKTFDEIQEMLNKGSKENKPVDV comes from the exons ccAGCTACGGCAGTCTGTGTACAGGCATGTCTATGGGATGGACGTCGCCAGTGTTCCCACAGCTTCGTTCAGAAAACTCCCCTTTACCACGTGAACCAACCTTACAAGAGGAAAATTGGATTGGTTCCTTGTTGGTGCTTGGCGGactactag GACCTCTAATAACAGTACCCTTATCCAACCGTATTGGCCGACGTTGGATCATTATATGCTCCAACATTCCTCTCTTACTGGGTTGGCTATTGGCTGGTGTGGCCACGAGTTTGCCAACTCTATACGCGGCTAGGGTAATGTGGGGGTGTGCTACGGGAATGCAGTTTGCGACTGTGCCTTTGTATATTGGGGAAATTGCTGAG GACAAAATCCGAGGAGCCCTTAGTGCATTTTTCCTTCTATTCATAAATATAGGGTTCCTTCTAGCGTATGCTATTGGTCCCTTTACCACATACTGGGGTCTGACAGCTGCGGGGGGCATTCTGTCGTTGTTCTATGTGCCTTTCACTTGGTTCATACCGGAGACACCTTTCTTTTTGGTTTATAAAG GTAATATAGACGAAGCATCAAAAGTACTGCAAAAATTACGAGGTCTACCAAAAGCTGGTATTCAAGCTGAATTGGAAGGTCTTCAAGCGATGATAGCGAGAGAATTCAGGACAGAGCCTAGTATTAAAGATTTGTGGGCTACGAAAGGAAATCTTAAGGCTTTAG GTATTTGTGTATTCCTAGCCATGTTACTCCAATTATCTGGTATAGATGTGCTATTGTTCTACATGGAAGAGTTACTAGTAAAGATTGGCACTAGGATCTCTGCTGCTGACGGTACTATTATTATGGGTGTTGTTCAG GTAGTCACAAGTTGTATCACACCGCTTGTTGTGGACAGATTGGGCAGAAAGCTACTCATGTGGACTACATCACTTGGACTTTCTATATTTTTG ggTATTATTGGTGTGTACGCACTATTAGATTCTCACTACAAATACAATGTGGCGCCGTACGCGTTTCTACCTTTACTCTGCCTTATCGTATATATGATTCTTTTTACTTTGG GCGTGGGTCCAGTTCCCTGGATATTGGTGGCAGAAATGTTCCCAGCGAGAAGTAAATGCCTCGCTAGCGGTATTGCCTCCTTCTGCTGCTGGCTTGCTGGCTTCGTGTGGACCag GTTTTTCCGTGACGTAGCAGCATCATACGGCATATACACGGCTTTCTGGATACTAGCTATTTGCTGCGGTTTCGGTTTTATATTCTCTGTCAGTCCCTTATTACCGGAGACTAAAGGAAAAACCTTTGACGAGATTCAAGAGATGTTAAATAAAGG GTCTAAGGAAAATAAACCAGTAGATgtctaa
- the LOC123702775 gene encoding coatomer subunit alpha — MLTKFETKSARVKGISFHAKRPWVLASLHNGVIQLWDYRMCTLLEKFDEHDGPVRGICFHIQQPLFVSGGDDYKIKVWNYKQRRCLFTLLGHLDYIRTTFFHHEYPWILSASDDQTIRIWNWQSRQCISVLTGHNHYVMCAQFHPTEDLLVSASLDQSVRVWDFSGLRKKSVAPGPSGLAEHLRNPQATDLFGQADAVVKHVLEGHDRGVNWASFHPTLPLIVSAADDRQVKLWRMNDAKAWEVDTCRGHYNNVSCALFHARHELILSNSEDKSIRVWDMTKRTCLHTFRREHERYWVLSSHPTLNLFAAGHDAGMILFKLQRERPAYAVHNNMLFYIKDRQLRKLDMQANKDAPVMQIKGGGRHQPYSMSLNHAEFCVLVTWRIGDNCTYELYSAPRDGGEGGGEPARGQAAAAVWVARNRFAALDRNNQLVIKNLKNEVSKKIVTPNCDEIMYAGTGMLLLREPDCVQLLDVQQKRTIASVKVPKCRYAIWNADMSLVALLGKHTVTICTKKLEQLCSITEGARVKSGAFDDSTPQPVFIYTTANHIKYCCKDGDYGIIRTLDVPVYVVRVLAGEGSAKAVCLDREARPKVLTIDPTEYRFKLALVTRQYDQVLHMVRTAKLVGQSIIAYLQEKGYPEVALHFVKDARTRLSLALQCGNIEVALEAAKSIDEPDSWDKLAQAALATGNHQIVEMCYQRTKNFDKLSFLYLITGNLEKLRKMMKIAEIRKDVSAQFQGALLLGDVTERIRLLKNSGQLSLAYLTAINHKQLEEAEQLKAALEAAGLPIPESNPNAVFLRPPLPVQRAQSNWPLLAVSKSFFEVASTAGARGAGASVAGADAAGEEPLEAAGAWGDDDVLDKEEIEGEPGEVEDACDDGGWDVGDEDLDLPEELAPIPADIDGGEDNSQYFVAPTRGVSAALGGKYKTAHDYVTTGQFEIAFRLLNEQVGIVNFEPYTETMLQMFSHARMQFGALATLPPLVAHLHRNWKEASGKDLLPVITAKLNDLVAQLQQCYQLTTGGKFTEAIERLQRVVLLVPLLIVDTKQELAEAQQLLAICREYLLGLQMETARKGMPKNTLEEQKRTCEMAAYFTHCKLQPVHQILTLRTALNMFFKLKNFRTAASFARRLLELGPRPEVAQQARKILQACEKTPTDEHQLIYDEHNPFNICGISYKPIYRGKPEEKCPLCGASFLPEHKGKLCQVCGVAEIGKDALGLRICALQFQR, encoded by the exons ATGTTAACCAAATTCGAAACGAAGTCAGCGCGGGTGAAAGGAATATCGTTTCACGCGAAACGACCATGGGTTTTGGCCAGTTTACACAACGGTGTGATTCAACTTTGGGATTATCGTATGTGTACATTATTGGAGAAGTTTGATGAACACGATGGCCCTGTTCGTGGTATCTGCTTCCACATTCAACAACCTTTATTCGTATCCGGTGGTGATGACTATAAAATCAAG gtGTGGAATTACAAGCAAAGAAGGTGCCTCTTCACTCTTCTTGGTCATTTGGATTATATTCGCACAACATTCTTCCACCATGAGTATCCCTGGATCCTTAGTGCTTCAGATGATCAG ACAATAAGAATCTGGAACTGGCAGTCCCGTCAGTGCATAAGCGTGCTTACTGGCCACAACCACTATGTGATGTGCGCGCAGTTCCACCCCACTGAGGATCTGCTTGTCTCCGCGTCTCTTGACCAGTCTGTACGAGTGTGGGACTTCTCTGGGTTGCGGAAGAAGAGTGTAGCGCCTGGACCTAGTGGTCTGGCTGAGCATTTGAGGAATCCGCAGGCTACGGATTTGTTTGGACAA GCCGATGCAGTCGTCAAGCATGTACTAGAAGGTCACGATCGCGGTGTGAACTGGGCTTCCTTCCATCCCACTTTGCCATTAATTGTGTCGGCCGCTGATGATCGCCAAGTCAAGTTGTGGAGGATGAATGATGCTAAG gcATGGGAAGTAGACACATGCCGCGGGCATTACAACAACGTGTCTTGTGCATTATTCCATGCCCGGCATGAACTAATTCTCTCAAACAGTGAAGATAAGTCGATAAGAGTGTGGGATATGACCAAACGGACATGCTTGCATACATTCAGGAGGGAACATGAACG TTACTGGGTACTATCATCTCACCCCACACTCAATCTGTTTGCTGCGGGCCACGACGCGGGAATGATTCTGTTCAAACTGCAAAGGGAAAGACCCGCATATGCTGTGCATAATAACATgctgttttatattaaagataG ACAGTTACGTAAACTGGACATGCAAGCTAACAAAGATGCACCTGTTATGCAAATTAAGGGAGGCGGTAGACATCAGCCATAcag CATGTCCCTAAACCACGCTGAGTTCTGCGTGCTTGTCACTTGGCGTATCGGCGACAATTGCACTTACGAGCTATATTCCGCCCCCCGGGACGGTGGGGAGGGGGGCGGGGAGCCGGCCCGGGGACAAGCTGCCGCTGCTGTGTGGGTCGCTAGGAATCGATTCGCCGCATTGGATAGGAATAATCAG ctagtaataaagaACCTAAAGAACGAGGTATCCAAGAAGATAGTAACACCAAATTGCGACGAAATAATGTACGCCGGTACGGGCATGCTGCTCTTGCGTGAGCCGGACTGCGTGCAACTGCTCGATGTTCAACAGAAACGGACTATCGCTAGC GTGAAAGTTCCAAAATGCCGCTACGCAATATGGAACGCAGATATGTCTCTAGTGGCTCTTCTAGGAAAGCATACAGTGACCATTTGTACGAAGAAATTGGAACAACTATGTTCTATAACTGAAGGTGCTAGGGTCAAATCGGGGGCCTTTGATGATTCTACACCGCAGCctgtgtttatttataccaCTGCTAATCATATCAAATATTGCTGTAAGGATGG CGATTACGGTATAATCCGCACACTAGACGTTCCAGTATACGTAGTGCGGGTGCTAGCGGGCGAGGGGTCTGCGAAAGCCGTGTGCCTCGACCGAGAGGCCAGGCCCAAAGTGTTAACTATCGACCCTACGGAGTACAG GTTCAAATTAGCGTTGGTGACGCGTCAATACGATCAAGTGCTGCACATGGTGCGCACAGCCAAACTTGTGGGACAAAGCATTATTGCGTATTTGCAAGAGAAAG GTTACCCAGAAGTAGCGCTCCATTTCGTCAAAGATGCCCGAACTCGTCTCTCCCTAGCTTTACAATGCGGTAATATTGAAGTGGCATTAGAAGCGGCTAAGAGTATAGACGAGCCAGATAGTTGGGATAAATTGGCCCAAGCGGCTTTGGCCACTGGTAACCATCAG ATAGTAGAAATGTGCTACCAACGTACAAAGAACTTTGACAAACTATCCTTCCTGTACCTAATAACGGGTAACTTGGAGAAATTGCGCAAAATGATGAAAATAGCGGAGATACGCAAGGATGTGTCGGCGCAGTTCCAAGGGGCTTTGCTGCTTGGTGATGTTACTGAGAGGATACGGCTGTTGAAGAATTCTGGACAg CTCTCGCTAGCCTACTTAACAGCGATAAACCACAAGCAGCTAGAGGAAGCGGAGCAGCTTAAAGCAGCGCTCGAAGCAGCCGGTTTGCCCATCCCGGAATCGAACCCGAACGCAGTGTTTCTACGACCCCCGCTACCGGTGCAACGGGCGCAGAGCAATTGGCCGTTGTTGGCTGTTTCTAA GAGTTTCTTCGAAGTGGCAAGTACGGCGGGTGCTCGTGGTGCTGGCGCAAGTGTGGCCGGAGCTGATGCTGCGGGAGAGGAACCGCTGGAAGCTGCCGGCGCTTGGGGTGATGATGATGTGCTGGATAAG GAAGAGATAGAAGGAGAGCCAGGTGAAGTGGAAGATGCGTGTGATGACGGCGGCTGGGACGTCGGTGATGAAGATCTGGATCTGCCTGAAGAACTCGCTCCAATACctg CTGATATAGACGGCGGTGAAGACAATTCTCAATACTTTGTGGCGCCAACACGAGGTGTTAGCGCGGCTCTTGGCGGGAAATACAAGACTGCGCACGATTATGTCACCACTGGACAGTTTGAGATCGCTttcag GTTGCTAAACGAACAAGTGGGTATAGTGAACTTCGAGCCGTACACAGAAACAATGCTGCAAATGTTCTCACACGCGCGCATGCAGTTCGGTGCGCTGGCAACACTGCCGCCTTTAGTGGCGCATTTACATAGGAACTGGAAGGAGGCTAGCGGGAAGGATTTGTTGCCTGTTATAA cGGCAAAACTAAACGACCTTGTAGCACAACTGCAGCAGTGTTACCAGCTAACAACGGGCGGCAAGTTCACAGAGGCGATAGAGCGGCTCCAACGCGTGGTGTTGCTAGTTCCACTTCTGATCGTCGACACGAAGCAGGAGTTGGCTGAAGCTCAGCAATTGCTGGCTATCTGTAGGGAGTATTTGCTGGGATTGCAAATGGAGACTGCTAGGAAAG GAATGCCCAAAAACACGTTAGAAGAACAAAAGCGCACGTGCGAAATGGCGGCCTACTTCACGCACTGCAAGCTGCAGCCCGTGCACCAAATACTAACCCTACGTACCGCTCTAAACATGTTCTTCAAGTTGAAAAACTTCAGAACGGCTGCATCATTCGCGAGAAGATTGCTAGAATTAGGACCGAGACCAGAAGTGGCCCAACAAGCCAGAAAAATTCTACAAGCCTGCGAAAAAACGCCTACAGACGAACATCAGCTGATCTACGATGAACATAACCCGTTTAACATTTGCGGAATAAGTTATAAGCCCATATATAGAGGAAAGCCAGAAGAAAAATGTCCGCTCTGTGGGGCGAGCTTCTTGCCAGAACATAAAGGCAAGTTGTGCCAAGTTTGTGGTGTCGCGGAAATTGGGAAAGATGCGCTCGGACTTAGGATTTGTGCGCTCCAGTTTCAGAGATAG
- the LOC123702734 gene encoding exosome complex component CSL4, which produces MNAEKVKDIGKICIPGMRLSVSNKDNIPGPGTYELKGYIYASLAGVLKMQEDENTKATMISVESPKTPSVLPKTGDVVTAKVTVVNSRLVQCLILCVGPSVLVRPYRGILKKEDIRVIDRDRIDPYKCFRPGDVILARVLPMTEIHWYHLSTAENELGVVIATAEGSPQGVSMVPISWSEMQCPKTLVKEPRKVARVIPDNINRALLVESKDEKGNLDTNKS; this is translated from the exons ATGAACGCCGAAAAAGTTAAAGATATTGGTAAAATATGTATTCCTGGGATGAGATTAAGTGTATCAAATAAGGACAACATCCCAGGTCCTGGAACATATGAGCTTAAAGGATATATATACGCATCTTTAGCAGGAGTGTTAAAAATGCAAGAAGATGAGAATACAAAG GCTACAATGATATCGGTTGAGAGCCCCAAAACCCCTAGTGTGCTGCCAAAAACTGGAGATGTTGTGACTGCAAAAGTTACAGTAGTGAACTCGAGATTAGTACAGTGCCTTATATTATGTGTGGGCCCATCAGTACTGGTGAGGCCCTATAGAGGTATCTTGAAGAAAGAGGACATAAGAGTGATAGACAGagacagaattgacccttatAAATGTTTTCGGCCAGGCGATGTGATTTTAGCTAGAGTT TTACCTATGACGGAAATACACTGGTATCATCTATCTACTGCAGAGAATGAACTTGGGGTTGTCATAGCAACGGCAGAAGGTTCACCGCAAGGAGTCAGCATGGTACCAATTAGTTGGTCGGAAATGCAGTGTCCCAAAACATTAGTAAAGGAACCTAGGAAAGTTGCAAGGGTCATaccagataatataaatagagcCCTGTTGGTTGAAAGCAAGGATGAAAAGGGAAATCTTGATACAAATAAAAGTTGA